A window of Lysobacter terrestris contains these coding sequences:
- a CDS encoding Lnb N-terminal periplasmic domain-containing protein → MIPKPRHRGAWLLCCLLACAAPAQALQLEPDERSLTREQASASRQLLDTAARHLPARWADALDRVPVEWRDDLPAQVHGRTIGGRILLKRELLDRWMQDGGADREAATARPALAAVIHELAHLYDDKQRLSRNPRLLDLAGWQVAALRPGRTRNAFTDRSPDAYELSDPAEFVAVNLEHFLLDPAYACRRPALQRYFATHFGSAPATAECAPALPFVQADANGDDPLLQLDPERVYAVDYLLAEGNDQPMSRWGHSMLRLVVCAPGRPRGPDCRYDLAHHRVVSFRAFVDDVQISSWRGLTGAYPSRLFLLPLDQVIEEYTRIELRGLQSIPLQLQQDEIATLLERAAQLHWSYDGRYYFVSNNCAVETYKLLHDGVPRLAQNRLSSITPTGLLRRLERADLADGSVLADRAEALRTGYYFEPLSARYQAMFEVAKTALALPQAHVQDWLDLPAQDRTPWIGRADLRSSAALLLLEQAALRRQELRARDELKRRLLGRVGGRDTAGANARTATQEILHLEDLLTRPAQLLPGGGYGLPQPDEYRAAAGESRALATQSREQREKLLAAARRWLPLASQRALEATEANIDLLGQRLRELHDEQNGFQLP, encoded by the coding sequence GTGATTCCAAAGCCACGGCACCGCGGTGCCTGGCTGTTGTGCTGCCTGCTCGCCTGCGCCGCACCGGCGCAGGCGCTGCAACTCGAACCCGACGAGCGTTCGCTGACCCGCGAGCAGGCCAGCGCCTCGCGGCAACTGCTCGACACCGCCGCACGCCACCTACCCGCGCGCTGGGCCGACGCCCTGGACCGCGTACCGGTCGAATGGCGCGACGACCTGCCCGCGCAGGTGCACGGCCGCACCATCGGCGGGCGCATCCTGCTCAAGCGCGAACTGCTGGACCGCTGGATGCAGGACGGCGGCGCGGATCGCGAAGCCGCCACTGCACGCCCCGCCCTCGCGGCGGTGATCCACGAACTGGCGCATCTGTACGACGACAAGCAGCGGCTTTCGCGCAACCCGCGCCTGCTCGACCTGGCCGGATGGCAGGTCGCGGCCCTGCGCCCCGGGCGCACGCGCAACGCCTTTACCGACCGCAGCCCCGATGCGTACGAGCTGAGCGATCCGGCCGAGTTCGTCGCGGTCAACCTCGAACATTTCCTGCTCGATCCCGCCTACGCCTGCCGGCGCCCGGCGCTGCAACGCTATTTCGCCACGCATTTCGGCAGCGCGCCGGCCACGGCGGAATGCGCACCCGCATTGCCGTTCGTTCAGGCCGATGCCAACGGCGACGATCCGTTGCTGCAGCTCGATCCCGAACGCGTCTACGCCGTGGACTACCTGCTCGCGGAAGGCAACGACCAGCCGATGAGCCGCTGGGGCCACAGCATGCTGCGGCTGGTGGTCTGCGCCCCGGGCCGCCCGCGCGGCCCCGATTGCCGTTACGACCTCGCACACCACCGCGTGGTCTCCTTCCGCGCCTTCGTCGACGACGTGCAGATCTCCAGCTGGCGCGGCCTCACCGGCGCCTACCCGTCCCGCCTGTTCCTGCTGCCGCTCGACCAGGTGATCGAGGAATACACCCGCATCGAACTGCGCGGGTTGCAATCGATCCCGCTGCAACTGCAGCAGGATGAAATCGCCACCCTGCTCGAACGCGCCGCGCAACTGCACTGGAGCTACGACGGCCGCTATTACTTCGTCAGCAACAACTGCGCCGTGGAAACCTACAAGCTGCTGCACGACGGCGTGCCGCGCCTCGCCCAGAATCGACTGTCCAGCATCACCCCGACCGGGCTGCTGCGCCGCCTGGAGCGCGCCGACCTCGCCGACGGCTCGGTACTGGCCGATCGCGCCGAGGCGCTGCGTACCGGCTACTACTTCGAGCCACTGAGTGCGCGCTACCAGGCGATGTTCGAAGTCGCCAAGACAGCGCTGGCACTGCCGCAGGCGCACGTGCAGGACTGGCTCGACCTGCCCGCGCAGGATCGCACCCCGTGGATCGGACGCGCCGATCTGCGCAGCAGCGCGGCCTTGCTGCTGCTCGAACAGGCGGCGCTACGCCGGCAGGAACTGCGCGCACGCGACGAACTCAAGCGGCGCCTGCTCGGACGCGTGGGCGGCCGCGACACCGCAGGCGCGAACGCGCGCACGGCCACCCAGGAAATCCTGCACCTGGAGGATCTGCTCACCCGCCCCGCGCAATTGCTGCCCGGCGGCGGTTACGGACTTCCACAGCCGGATGAGTACCGGGCCGCAGCAGGGGAAAGCCGCGCGCTGGCGACGCAATCGCGCGAGCAGCGCGAGAAGTTGCTGGCGGCTGCACGACGCTGGCTGCCATTGGCGTCGCAACGTGCACTCGAAGCCACAGAAGCCAACATCGACCTGCTGGGCCAGCGGCTACGGGAGCTGCATGACGAGCAAAATGGATTTCAGCTGCCCTGA
- a CDS encoding DUF2388 domain-containing protein: MLRSILALALLTCAIPAMASSFAGTTGGASSAGSSASSNSSSGKDKVVLQARDDAASFVASEGRIRGAQLEAAMRHLREHNADARRASDMQLAQAILAL, encoded by the coding sequence ATGCTCCGATCGATCCTCGCCCTCGCCCTGCTCACCTGTGCCATCCCCGCCATGGCCAGCAGCTTCGCCGGCACCACCGGCGGCGCCAGCTCCGCCGGCAGCTCGGCTTCCTCGAACAGCTCGTCCGGCAAAGACAAGGTCGTGCTGCAGGCGCGCGACGACGCCGCCAGCTTCGTCGCCAGCGAAGGCCGCATCCGCGGCGCCCAGCTCGAAGCCGCGATGCGCCACCTGCGCGAACACAACGCCGACGCACGCCGCGCCAGCGACATGCAACTGGCCCAGGCCATCCTCGCACTGTGA
- a CDS encoding dienelactone hydrolase family protein produces MAIPPRKKASDFDPEVLRLFDQYVHGLIDRRGFLRGAARFAVGATTAAGLLAALSPQFAAAQQVKPDDKRLKAGYLEFASPQGYGTARGYLVRPAKARGPLPMVLVVHENRGLNPHIEDITRRLALENFIAFAPDALFPLGGYPGDEDKARAEFAKLDQTKTRQDFLAAAHLLQGIEGGNGRLGVVGFCYGGGMSNFLATQLPELKAAAPFYGSAAPLEDVPKIKAEMLVVLAANDERINAGWPAYEAALKQAGVHYELYQPAGTQHGFNNDTTPRYDEAAARGAWKRTLALFERTLRKG; encoded by the coding sequence ATGGCGATTCCTCCCCGCAAGAAGGCCAGCGACTTCGATCCGGAAGTGCTGCGCCTGTTCGACCAGTACGTGCACGGCCTCATCGACCGGCGCGGTTTCCTCCGCGGCGCCGCGCGCTTCGCGGTCGGCGCCACCACCGCGGCCGGGTTGCTGGCCGCGCTGAGCCCGCAGTTCGCCGCGGCACAGCAGGTGAAGCCCGACGACAAGCGCCTCAAGGCGGGCTACCTCGAATTCGCATCGCCGCAGGGCTACGGCACGGCGCGCGGTTACCTGGTCCGGCCGGCGAAGGCGCGCGGCCCGTTGCCGATGGTGCTGGTGGTGCACGAGAACCGCGGCCTCAATCCGCACATCGAGGACATCACCCGCCGGCTGGCGCTGGAGAATTTCATCGCGTTCGCGCCGGACGCGCTGTTCCCGCTGGGCGGTTACCCGGGCGACGAGGACAAGGCGCGTGCGGAGTTCGCCAAGCTCGACCAGACGAAAACGCGCCAGGATTTCCTTGCAGCGGCGCACCTGTTGCAGGGCATCGAGGGCGGCAACGGCCGCTTGGGCGTGGTCGGGTTCTGCTACGGCGGCGGCATGTCCAACTTCCTGGCCACGCAGTTGCCGGAGCTGAAGGCGGCCGCGCCGTTCTACGGCAGCGCCGCGCCGCTGGAGGACGTGCCGAAGATCAAGGCGGAGATGCTGGTGGTGCTGGCCGCAAACGACGAGCGCATCAACGCCGGCTGGCCCGCGTACGAAGCCGCGCTGAAGCAGGCCGGCGTGCATTACGAGCTGTACCAGCCCGCCGGCACGCAGCACGGCTTCAACAACGACACGACCCCGCGTTACGACGAAGCCGCGGCACGCGGGGCGTGGAAGCGGACGCTGGCGCTGTTCGAACGGACGCTGCGCAAGGGCTAG
- a CDS encoding alpha/beta hydrolase, with translation MLRALAVLLLCLPTAAFADTQAPATPRPHTAGPTVRSFIPPLRMPRLGFARGLRVYLPPDYAGSAKRYPVIYMFDGQNLFDDATSYVGEWGVDEAMDAIAREDGFGAIVVGIDHGDELRINELIPYFNVRFLPNAGGAFIEDVVTVIKPFVDANYRTLPDRDNTAIIGSSLGGLSADYSIHRYPLVFGKAGVFSPSYWVSDTPFANARRTPLPAGARVYLYIGGREGEESVPLVEKMAQVLQAQPGGADTVTMHVVAEAEHNETAWRVEFPRAVRWLFRLPPAVAGQ, from the coding sequence ATGCTCCGCGCCCTGGCTGTGCTGCTGCTGTGCCTCCCCACCGCCGCGTTCGCGGATACGCAGGCCCCCGCGACGCCGCGCCCGCACACGGCGGGGCCGACGGTGCGCAGCTTCATCCCACCGTTGCGGATGCCGCGACTGGGCTTCGCGCGCGGCCTGCGCGTGTACCTGCCGCCGGACTATGCGGGCAGCGCGAAGCGCTATCCGGTGATCTACATGTTCGATGGGCAGAACCTGTTCGACGACGCCACCAGTTATGTCGGCGAATGGGGCGTGGACGAAGCCATGGATGCGATCGCGCGCGAGGACGGCTTCGGCGCGATCGTGGTCGGCATCGATCATGGCGACGAGCTGCGCATCAACGAGCTCATCCCGTACTTCAATGTCCGCTTCCTGCCCAATGCGGGCGGCGCCTTCATCGAAGACGTCGTGACGGTGATCAAGCCGTTCGTGGATGCCAACTACCGCACGCTGCCCGACCGCGACAACACCGCGATCATCGGCAGTTCCCTGGGCGGGTTGTCGGCCGACTACAGCATCCATCGCTACCCGCTGGTATTCGGCAAGGCGGGCGTGTTCTCGCCGTCGTACTGGGTGTCCGACACGCCCTTCGCCAATGCCCGGCGCACGCCGCTGCCTGCGGGTGCGCGCGTGTACCTCTACATCGGCGGGCGCGAAGGGGAGGAATCGGTGCCGCTGGTGGAGAAGATGGCCCAGGTACTACAGGCGCAACCGGGCGGCGCTGACACCGTGACGATGCATGTGGTCGCCGAGGCCGAACACAACGAAACGGCCTGGCGCGTGGAATTCCCGCGCGCGGTCCGCTGGCTGTTCCGGTTGCCGCCGGCGGTCGCTGGCCAATAA
- a CDS encoding MBL fold metallo-hydrolase RNA specificity domain-containing protein, with product MRVHFHGAAGEVTGSLHEVEAAGRRVLLDCGMIQGSPEAERRNSDPFPFEASRLDALVVSHAHIDHIGRIPLLVKRGFTGPIFAQEATAALMPIMLLDAASIAENDAERANRRRHKGQALVQPLYAREDVEAAMQQVRPLPYDQRSNVLPGIDIVFRDAGHILGSSIVELFADDRKLVFSGDLGPKGTPILRDLTPIDRADLVLMESTYGDRLHRDRAATIAELGEILDHAWREGGNVLIPAFAVGRSQELLYWFAYYWDEWNLSRWQVFLDSPMASKVVKVYDHHHDLFDEEARRVWAARPSPFKLPNLRFAATPQESMAINDIARGAIVIAGSGMANAGRILHHLRHRLSNPHTHVVFVGYQAEGTLGRRLVDGARWVRIHGQDVRVNAQRHTIGGLSAHTDQHGLIEWYGHFTGHPPLVLVHGEDKAREALAGEIGERYGVDTMLATPDMVLDV from the coding sequence ATGCGCGTGCATTTCCATGGCGCCGCCGGCGAAGTCACCGGCTCGCTGCACGAAGTCGAAGCCGCCGGCCGGCGCGTCCTGCTGGACTGCGGAATGATCCAGGGCAGTCCGGAAGCCGAACGCCGCAACAGCGATCCGTTTCCGTTCGAGGCCTCGCGCCTGGATGCGCTGGTGGTCAGCCACGCGCACATCGACCACATCGGCCGGATCCCGCTGCTGGTGAAGCGCGGCTTCACCGGGCCGATCTTCGCGCAGGAAGCCACCGCCGCACTGATGCCGATCATGCTGCTGGACGCGGCATCGATCGCCGAGAACGACGCCGAGCGCGCCAACCGGCGACGACACAAGGGCCAGGCGCTCGTGCAGCCGCTGTACGCGCGCGAGGACGTGGAAGCGGCGATGCAGCAGGTGCGCCCCCTGCCCTACGACCAGCGCAGCAACGTCCTGCCGGGCATCGACATCGTGTTCCGCGATGCGGGCCACATCCTCGGATCGAGCATCGTCGAACTGTTCGCCGACGACCGGAAGCTGGTGTTCTCCGGCGACCTCGGCCCCAAGGGCACGCCGATCCTGCGCGACCTGACACCCATCGATCGCGCCGACCTGGTGTTGATGGAATCCACCTACGGCGACCGCCTGCATCGCGACCGTGCCGCCACGATCGCGGAACTGGGCGAGATCCTGGACCATGCCTGGCGCGAAGGCGGCAACGTGCTGATTCCCGCCTTCGCCGTGGGCCGCAGCCAGGAACTGCTGTACTGGTTCGCGTACTACTGGGATGAGTGGAACCTGTCGCGTTGGCAGGTCTTCCTGGACAGCCCGATGGCCAGCAAGGTGGTGAAGGTCTACGACCACCACCACGACCTGTTCGACGAGGAAGCACGGCGCGTGTGGGCCGCACGGCCCAGTCCGTTCAAGCTGCCGAACCTGCGCTTCGCTGCAACACCGCAGGAATCGATGGCGATCAACGACATCGCTCGCGGCGCGATCGTGATAGCAGGCAGCGGCATGGCCAATGCGGGCCGCATCCTGCACCACCTGCGACACCGGTTGTCGAACCCGCACACGCACGTGGTCTTCGTCGGCTACCAGGCCGAAGGCACGCTCGGTCGCCGGCTGGTCGATGGCGCGCGCTGGGTCCGCATCCACGGCCAGGATGTCCGCGTCAACGCGCAGCGCCACACCATCGGCGGGCTGTCCGCGCATACCGACCAGCACGGCCTGATCGAGTGGTACGGGCACTTCACCGGGCATCCGCCGCTGGTGCTGGTCCACGGCGAAGACAAGGCGCGCGAAGCGCTGGCGGGGGAAATCGGCGAGCGCTACGGCGTCGACACGATGTTGGCGACACCGGACATGGTGCTCGACGTCTGA
- a CDS encoding ArsR/SmtB family transcription factor, which translates to METAIALNALGALSHESRLAAFRQLVQAGPDGLSVGELRERLGLPPATLSAHLNVLRAAALVEDEREGRVIRVRANYAQMNALLAYLTENCCAGASCAPAAACKPNKTGARK; encoded by the coding sequence ATGGAAACCGCAATCGCCTTGAATGCTCTGGGGGCGCTGAGCCACGAATCGCGGCTGGCTGCCTTCCGGCAACTGGTCCAGGCCGGGCCCGATGGCCTGTCCGTGGGCGAACTGCGCGAACGGCTCGGCCTGCCCCCGGCGACGCTCAGCGCCCACCTCAACGTGCTGCGCGCGGCCGCGCTGGTCGAGGACGAGCGCGAGGGCCGGGTGATCCGCGTCCGCGCGAACTACGCGCAGATGAATGCACTGCTCGCCTACCTCACCGAAAACTGCTGCGCCGGCGCGTCCTGCGCGCCGGCCGCGGCCTGCAAGCCGAACAAGACAGGAGCCAGGAAATGA
- a CDS encoding ArsI/CadI family heavy metal resistance metalloenzyme, which translates to MNRFHVHLNVADLAGSIRFYTQLFAAEPTVLKSDYAKWMLEDPRVNFAISNTGRPAGIDHLGIQVDSTEELAALGPRLDAAGGAIVPEEGAICCYARSDKLWTEDPQGTRWETFHTMGEATTYYAGEAACATDGAACTPDPRAMKPKVDKGSACCAPQSGCC; encoded by the coding sequence ATGAACCGTTTTCACGTTCACCTCAACGTCGCCGATCTCGCCGGCAGCATCCGCTTCTACACGCAGCTCTTTGCGGCCGAGCCCACCGTGCTCAAGTCCGATTACGCCAAGTGGATGCTCGAGGATCCGCGCGTCAACTTCGCGATCTCCAATACCGGGCGCCCGGCGGGCATCGATCACCTGGGCATCCAGGTCGATTCCACGGAAGAACTCGCCGCGTTGGGGCCGCGGCTGGATGCGGCCGGCGGCGCGATCGTGCCGGAAGAAGGCGCCATCTGCTGCTATGCCCGTTCCGACAAGCTGTGGACCGAGGACCCGCAGGGCACCCGCTGGGAAACCTTCCACACCATGGGCGAAGCCACGACCTACTACGCGGGCGAAGCGGCCTGCGCGACCGACGGCGCCGCCTGCACGCCGGATCCGCGCGCGATGAAGCCCAAGGTCGACAAGGGCAGTGCGTGCTGCGCGCCGCAGTCCGGGTGCTGCTGA
- the arsN2 gene encoding arsenic resistance N-acetyltransferase ArsN2 codes for MPMELRPSTRDEGDTIRALLIACDLPVADFDTAAIEFTMAMDDQGLAGVVGLETFEATGLLRSLAVRPSARASGTGSQLVQALEAQARAKGLERLVLLTQTAESFFARRGYDVIERGAAPVAVQGSAEFRSICPASAVCMSKSLF; via the coding sequence ATGCCGATGGAACTGCGTCCATCCACGCGCGACGAGGGCGACACCATCCGCGCCCTGCTCATCGCTTGCGACCTGCCCGTTGCCGACTTCGACACGGCGGCGATCGAATTCACGATGGCCATGGACGACCAGGGACTGGCAGGCGTCGTCGGCCTGGAAACGTTCGAAGCGACGGGCCTGCTGCGCTCGCTCGCGGTACGCCCGTCGGCGCGTGCGTCCGGAACAGGATCCCAACTCGTGCAGGCGCTGGAAGCGCAGGCCCGGGCGAAGGGCCTGGAACGGCTCGTCCTGCTCACCCAGACGGCGGAATCGTTCTTCGCCCGGCGCGGTTACGACGTCATCGAGCGGGGCGCCGCGCCGGTGGCGGTGCAAGGCAGCGCCGAATTCCGCTCCATCTGTCCCGCCTCCGCCGTGTGCATGTCCAAGTCCCTGTTCTGA
- a CDS encoding arsenate reductase ArsC translates to MKRVLFVCVENSNRSQMAEAFAHIHGGDAVEALSAGSAPSGQINPKAVRFMAELGYDLATHQSKSLDEIGGEFDAVITMGCGDNCPWVPARRREDWGLPDPKHMDDAGYRAVRDEISARVQQLLASL, encoded by the coding sequence ATGAAACGCGTCCTGTTTGTTTGTGTCGAGAATTCCAACCGCAGCCAGATGGCTGAGGCCTTCGCCCATATCCACGGCGGCGACGCGGTGGAAGCGTTGAGTGCAGGTTCCGCCCCGTCCGGGCAGATCAATCCGAAGGCGGTGCGGTTCATGGCGGAACTCGGCTATGACCTGGCCACGCACCAGTCGAAGTCGCTCGACGAGATCGGTGGCGAATTCGATGCCGTCATCACCATGGGCTGCGGCGACAACTGCCCCTGGGTGCCGGCGCGCAGGCGCGAGGATTGGGGCTTGCCCGATCCCAAGCACATGGACGATGCGGGTTACCGCGCCGTGCGCGACGAGATCTCGGCGCGCGTGCAGCAATTGCTGGCGAGCCTGTGA
- a CDS encoding aquaporin, giving the protein MLPRKLLAEFIGTALLLATVVGSGIMGVALSAGNDGIALLANAAATAGVLYVLIVVLGPVSGAHFNPVVTLAMRLRGELDSVTAAAYVVVQVVAAIAGVLLAHAMFDQPLLQPGTHVRTGASQWLSEGVATFGLLFTILLGIRQRPAAIPALVASYIFAAYWFTASTSFANPAVTLARSLTQTFAGIRPDDVSGFVLAQLAGAVLAIGAASLLAEKDARVTG; this is encoded by the coding sequence ATGCTGCCGCGCAAGCTGTTGGCTGAGTTCATCGGCACCGCGTTGCTGCTCGCTACGGTCGTCGGCTCGGGGATCATGGGCGTGGCGTTGTCTGCGGGGAACGACGGCATCGCGCTGCTCGCCAATGCCGCTGCCACCGCGGGCGTGCTGTACGTGCTGATCGTCGTGCTGGGCCCGGTATCGGGCGCGCATTTCAATCCCGTGGTCACGCTGGCGATGCGCCTGCGCGGCGAACTGGATTCGGTGACCGCGGCCGCCTATGTCGTCGTGCAGGTCGTCGCGGCGATTGCGGGCGTGCTGCTGGCGCATGCGATGTTCGACCAGCCGTTGCTGCAGCCCGGTACGCACGTGCGCACCGGGGCGTCGCAATGGCTCAGCGAAGGCGTGGCGACGTTCGGCCTGCTGTTCACCATCCTCCTCGGCATCCGCCAGCGCCCGGCGGCCATTCCTGCGCTGGTGGCGAGCTACATCTTCGCGGCGTACTGGTTCACCGCCAGCACGTCCTTCGCCAATCCGGCGGTGACGCTGGCGCGATCGCTTACGCAGACCTTCGCCGGCATCCGGCCGGACGACGTCAGCGGCTTCGTGCTGGCGCAGCTGGCGGGGGCGGTGCTTGCGATCGGGGCGGCATCGCTGCTCGCGGAGAAGGATGCCCGCGTCACCGGATAG
- a CDS encoding NAD-dependent protein deacetylase, translated as MPPAIPEPDALPALRDWLDAHRAIFVLTGAGVSTNSGIPDYRGADGEWKRRAPITYQAFVQEPAMRARYWARSFVGWPVVERARPNRAHAALAGLEAQGKVSMLVTQNVDGLHDRAGHRRVIDLHGRIDQVVCLQCSNRLPRASVQALLAAEHPEWTTLAAGAAPDGDADLEGVDFGGFRPPACPDCNGLLKPDVVFFGENVPRPRVETAAEALHRSDAMLVVGSSLMVYSGFRFARMAHEAGLPLAILTRGVTRADDLATLKLHADCEATLAAVAA; from the coding sequence ATGCCGCCCGCCATCCCGGAACCCGATGCCCTCCCCGCGCTCCGCGACTGGCTCGATGCGCATCGCGCGATCTTCGTCCTGACCGGCGCCGGGGTCAGCACGAATTCCGGCATTCCCGACTACCGCGGCGCCGACGGGGAATGGAAGCGACGCGCACCCATCACCTACCAGGCGTTCGTGCAGGAGCCGGCGATGCGCGCGCGGTACTGGGCGCGCAGCTTCGTCGGCTGGCCGGTGGTCGAACGCGCCCGGCCCAACCGGGCCCATGCCGCGTTGGCCGGGCTGGAAGCACAAGGCAAGGTGTCGATGCTGGTCACGCAGAACGTCGATGGCCTGCATGACCGCGCCGGGCACCGCCGCGTGATCGACCTGCATGGCCGCATCGACCAGGTCGTGTGCCTGCAATGCAGCAATCGCCTGCCCCGCGCCTCGGTGCAGGCGCTGCTGGCCGCGGAGCATCCCGAGTGGACGACGCTGGCCGCGGGTGCCGCGCCCGACGGCGATGCCGATCTGGAAGGCGTCGACTTCGGCGGCTTCCGCCCGCCGGCGTGCCCGGACTGCAATGGCCTGTTGAAGCCGGACGTCGTCTTCTTCGGCGAGAACGTACCGCGTCCTCGCGTGGAAACCGCGGCCGAAGCCTTGCATCGCAGCGATGCGATGCTGGTCGTGGGTTCTTCGCTGATGGTCTATTCGGGTTTCCGGTTCGCGCGCATGGCACACGAAGCCGGGCTGCCGCTGGCGATCCTGACCCGCGGCGTGACGCGCGCCGACGATCTGGCCACGCTCAAGCTGCACGCCGATTGCGAGGCCACACTGGCCGCCGTCGCAGCCTGA
- a CDS encoding PilZ domain-containing protein yields METENRRHRRRNTLMAIMFTPNGERHSASVLNMSEGGARLCLPEDDWTPTEGAALRMFFELDPDQPIVVHGLVVRVGIDHLGVLFAPAQEQQINEVLSSLR; encoded by the coding sequence ATGGAAACCGAGAACCGCCGCCACCGCCGCCGCAACACCCTGATGGCGATCATGTTCACGCCGAACGGCGAGCGGCATAGCGCCTCGGTGCTCAACATGTCGGAAGGCGGCGCGCGCCTGTGCCTGCCCGAGGACGACTGGACCCCGACCGAAGGCGCGGCGCTGCGCATGTTCTTCGAACTCGACCCGGACCAGCCGATCGTCGTCCACGGCCTCGTGGTCCGCGTCGGCATCGACCACCTGGGCGTGCTGTTCGCACCGGCGCAGGAACAGCAGATCAACGAAGTGCTCAGCAGCCTGCGCTGA